One window of Quercus robur chromosome 5, dhQueRobu3.1, whole genome shotgun sequence genomic DNA carries:
- the LOC126725885 gene encoding helicase-like transcription factor CHR28 isoform X2 → MTIPSVKLVSQEAPSLGPELMDPVTFYNSDASDSGTGGSAASFDSAENSAMAPDYGNMEPPTQTGSPVHACSASLKDWNLQVSGHESSFTGRAGVSPIEIPTFSTASSFADRDAHNVSDCVDNLYVDFPNSETEEQCRHVGEDVDSKYPLYNPFFNSFGVNSAHYGALAENSLDTFRPPQENIPCSYMGISLGDADLSSQNVTSTESTICQSSDVISNFTDHYSPMQYYMATDGTFDFSRHHLPSSYSSQFSMGNPEMMTNTKDEIGEFSNESASSSSKVILNGQRGIMGRSVSEVSMPNQSYFLCEGNNYMSSISGNSSSDTENCSIDDKASKKLLICTPSYLSSKDQATCVKDEATDEFIAPSSHSMEVIDEAVSRKSSYSADAKLCVDKDVTQSSGISHSQSSQKHIHVKHEKEDVVIASKRACHSQDIASQIVSRFPPSGGHLNSSALEQYVPCAQPSILSKIQLDCIKGESETKLVQSKTVGSHLSEVTLDLNCKNFSGKYHVEDSDICIIEDMSHPPPTNYSPAIGNSLITSQHSTFSDSVHSTGVGGTRIKSDERFILRVALQDLSQPKSEASPPDGDLAVSLLRHQRIALSWMVQKETASFHCSGGILADDQGLGKTVSTIALILKERPPSFRAYQNVKQGKLETLNLDEDDDVPPALNGMKQDAESLQMTSNTLMKSVNSLVQTKGRPSAGTLIVCPTSVLRQWAEELNSKVTSKANLSVLVYHGSNRTKDPYELAKYDVVLTTYSIVSMEVPKQSLVDEDDDERGKLEDDTGFSSGRKRKCPSSDKKCSKNKKGLDSALLESAARPLAKVAWFRVVLDEAQSIKNHRTQVARACWGLRAKRRWCLSGTPIQNAIDDLYSYFRFLRYDPYAQYTSFCSTIKVPINRSPSKGYKKLQAVLKTIMLRRTKDTLLDGEPIINLPPKFIELKKVDFSDEERNFYSKLEADSRAQFQEYADAGTVKQNYVNILLMLLRLRQACDHPLLVRPYDSSSLWRSSVEMAKKLPQEKQIRLLDRLEASQAICGVCNDPPEDAVVSICGHVFCHQCISEHLTGDDKQCPVTNCKVRLFASSVFSKATLKCSLSDEPGQDGSPNCSVSEVVDAAEPFYGGNSYGSSTKIKAALEVLHSLCKPQGCSLGASSAQSTLDENAICHNNSDGELCEDNADRQHLAVERSSNNSVKVVGEKAIVFSQWTRMLDLLEACLKNSSIQYRRLDGTMSVLARDKAVKDFNTLPEVSVMIMSLKAASLGLNMVAACHVLLLDLWWNPTTEDQAIDRAHRIGQTRPVTVLRLTVRDTVEDRILALQQKKREMVAAAFGEDGTGGRQTRLTVEDLKYLFMM, encoded by the exons ATGACAATCCCCAGCGTCAAACTG GTGTCACAAGAAGCACCTTCATTAGGGCCTGAGTTAATGGATCCTGTCACATTTTACAACTCAGATGCTTCAGATTCTGGGACAGGGGGCTCAGCTGCTTCATTTGATTCTGCTGAAAATTCTGCCATGGCTCCTGACTATGGAAACATGGAACCCCCAACACAGACAGGCTCTCCTGTGCATGCTTGCTCTGCGAGTCTCAAAGACTGGAATTTACAAGTATCAGGCCATGAATCTTCCTTCACAGGGAGGGCTGGAGTTTCCCCGATTGAGATACCAACATTTAGTACAGCTTCCAGTTTTGCTGATAGAGATGCTCACAATGTTTCAGATTGTGTAGATAACTTGTATGTTGATTTCCCTAACAGTGAAACTGAAGAACAATGCAGGCATGTAGGGGAGGATGTTGATTCCAAAT ATCCTTTATACAACCCTTTCTTTAACAGCTTTGGTGTAAATTCTGCACACTATGGTGCTTTGGCTGAAAATAGTCTGGATACCTTCAGACCTCCCCAAGAAAATATTCCGTGTTCCTATATGGGAATATCATTAGGGGATGCAGATTTGTCTTCCCAAAATGTTACTTCTACTGAGTCTACTATCTGTCAAAGTTCTGATGTTATAAGTAACTTCACTGACCATTATTCTCCTATGCAATATTACATGGCTACAGATGGTACATTTGATTTCTCACGGCATCATTTGCCTAGTAGTTATAGTTCTCAATTTTCAATGGGTAATCCAGAAATGATGACTAACACAAAGGATGAAATAGGGGAATTCTCAAATGAGAGTGCTAGCTCAAGTAGTAAGGTGATTTTGAATGGCCAGAGGGGAATAATGGGTAGATCTGTCTCAGAGGTGTCAATGCCTAATCagtcatattttttatgtgaaggCAATAATTATATGTCATCAATCAGTGGAAATTCATCATCTGATACTGAAAATTGTTCTATTGATGACAAGGCGTCGAAGAAACTGTTGATTTGTACTCCGTCATACTTGTCCAGCAAAGACCAAGCAACTTGTGTAAAGGATGAAGCAACTGATGAATTCATTGCACCTAGTAGCCATTCTATGGAAGTAATTGATGAAGCTGTCAGTAGAAAGTCTTCTTACAGTGCTGATGCCAAACTATGTGTTGACAAAGATGTGACGCAGTCATCTGGTATTTCACATTCTCAATCAAGTCAGAAGCACATTCACGTAAAACATGAGAAAGAAGATGTGGTTATTGCGTCTAAGAGAGCTTGTCATTCTCAAGATATAGCTAGTCAAATTGTTAGTAGATTTCCCCCTAGTGGTGGACATTTGAATTCAAGTGCGTTGGAACAATATGTGCCCTGTGCTCAGCCATCCATATTGAGCAAGATTCAGTTGGATTGCATTAAGGGTGAAAGTGAGACTAAACTGGTTCAATCTAAGACCGTGGGTTCTCATTTATCAGAAGTCACCCTTgatttaaattgtaaaaatttttcaGGCAAATACCATGTTGAGGACTCTGATATATGTATTATTGAAGATATGAGTCATCCTCCACCCACAAATTATTCTCCAGCAATAGGGAACTCGCTTATTACTTCACAACATTCTACATTTAGTGATTCTGTTCATTCCACAGGAGTAGGAGGAACGAGGATTAAGAGTGATGAAAGATTTATTTTACGAGTTGCATTGCAG GATCTTTCGCAGCCAAAGTCAGAAGCTAGTCCACCAGATGGGGATTTGGCAGTCTCTCTTTTAAGACATCAG AGAATTGCTTTGTCATGGATGGTTCAAAAGGAGACGGCTAGCTTCCACTGCTCTGGAGGGATTCTTGCAGATGATCAG GGACTGGGAAAAACAGTATCAACAATTGCACTTATACTCAAAGAGAGGCCTCCATCTTTTAGAGCCTATCAAAATGTAAAACAAGGGAAGTTGGAAACTCTAAATTtggatgaagatgatgatgttCCTCCTGCACTTAATGGAATGAAGCAAGATGCTGAGTCACTTCAAATGACATCAAATACTCTGATGAAGAGCGTGAACTCTTTGGTCCAAACTAAGGGAAGGCCATCTGCTGGAACCCTTATTGTTTGTCCCACTAGTGTTCTACGGCAATGGGCTGAGGAGTTGAATAGTAAGGTAACCAGCAAAGCTAATCTCTCTGTGCTGGTATACCATGGAAGCAACAGGACAAAAGATCCTTATGAGCTGGCCAAATATGATGTTGTCCTCACAACATATTCAATTGTCAGCATGGAGGTCCCAAAGCAGTCTCTtgttgatgaagatgatgatgagagAGGGAAACTAGAAGATGATACTGGCTTCTCATCCGGTAGGAAAAGGAAATGTCCTAGTTCTGATAAAAAATGTTCAAAGAATAAGAAGGGTTTGGATAGTGCACTGCTTGAGTCTGCTGCACGTCCTCTTGCAAAGGTGGCATGGTTTAGGGTTGTCCTGGATGAGGCCCAGAGCATCAAGAATCACAGAACTCAAGTGGCTCGGGCCTGTTGGGGTCTTCGTGCTAAACGTAGATGGTGCTTGTCTGGCACTCCAATCCAGAATGCAATTGATGATCTTTATAGTTACTTCAGATTTCTCAGATATGATCCTTATGCTCAATATACATCATTCTGTTCCACAATAAAGGTCCCAATCAATAGGAGCCCAAGCAAAGGGTACAAAAAGCTACAAGCTGTCTTGAAGACAATAATGTTACGCCGCACTAAAG ACACACTTCTTGATGGGGAACCTATTATTAACCTACCGCCAAAGTTTATAGAACTGAAAAAGGTGGATTTTTCAGATGAGGAACGTAATTTCTACTCCAAATTAGAGGCTGATTCACGTGCTCAGTTTCAA GAATATGCAGATGCTGGAACTGTCAAACAAAATTATGTTAACATCTTGTTGATGCTCTTGCGCCTTCGACAAGCTTGTGATCACCCCCTCCTTGTTAGGCCTTATGATTCAAGTTCTTTATGGAGATCCTCAGTTGAGATGGCAAAGAAGCTTCCTCAGGAAAAACAAATTCGGCTTTTGGATCGTTTAGAAGCATCTCAGGCAATTTGTGGTGTCTGCAAT GATCCTCCTGAAGATGCTGTTGTTTCAATTTGTGGTCATGTTTTCTGCCATCAATGCATTAGTGAACATCTTACTGGTGATGACAAGCAGTGCCCTGTGACAAATTGCAAAGTTAGACTGTTTGCATCTTCAGTGTTCTCCAAAGCCACACTAAAGTGTTCTCTCTCTGATGAGCCTGGTCAGGATGGTTCCCCCAATTGTTCTGTTTCTGAAGTTGTTGATGCAGCCGAGCCTTTTTATGGGGGTAACTCGTATGGTAGTTCTACCAAAATTAAGGCTGCTCTTGAGGTCCTGCATTCATTGTGTAAACCACAAGGTTGCTCTTTAGGAGCTAGTTCTGCACAGAGCACTCTTGATGAAAATGCCATCTGTCACAACAACTCTGATGGAGAATTGTGTGAGGATAATGCTGATAGACAACATTTGGCTGTGGAGAGAAGTTCTAATAATTCAGTCAAGGTAGTTGGAGAGAAAGCCATAGTGTTTTCCCAGTGGACGAGGATGTTGGATTTGCTTGAAGCTTGTCTTAAAAATTCTTCCATTCAGTACAGAAGACTTGATGGAACAATGTCTGTTCTTGCCAGAGACAAAGCTGTGAAGGATTTTAACACCCTCCCAGAG gtgTCTGTGATGATCATGTCTCTGAAAGCTGCTAGTCTTGGTCTCAACATGGTTGCAGCTTGCCATGTTCTTCTGCTGGACCTTTGGTGGAACCCTACTACTGAAGATCAAGCAATTGATAGAGCACACAGAATTGGGCAAACTCGTCCTGTTACAGTTTTGCGGTTAACAGTGAGAGATACGGTTGAAGATCGTATATTAGCCCTTCAG caaaagaagagagagatggTTGCAGCTGCGTTTGGAGAGGATGGAACTGGTGGTCGTCAGACGCGCCTTACAGTGGAAGACCTGAAATACCTGTTTATGATGTGA
- the LOC126725885 gene encoding helicase-like transcription factor CHR28 isoform X1, giving the protein MLMADDGSEFWTRGDFSAVDDDDCDFFGGGGGEDLSIDINTLLDILGEDPQPSSSQLQLQSSPEDSSVKYVSQGEAAAPNAVINDNPQRQTGPQVSQEAPSLGPELMDPVTFYNSDASDSGTGGSAASFDSAENSAMAPDYGNMEPPTQTGSPVHACSASLKDWNLQVSGHESSFTGRAGVSPIEIPTFSTASSFADRDAHNVSDCVDNLYVDFPNSETEEQCRHVGEDVDSKYPLYNPFFNSFGVNSAHYGALAENSLDTFRPPQENIPCSYMGISLGDADLSSQNVTSTESTICQSSDVISNFTDHYSPMQYYMATDGTFDFSRHHLPSSYSSQFSMGNPEMMTNTKDEIGEFSNESASSSSKVILNGQRGIMGRSVSEVSMPNQSYFLCEGNNYMSSISGNSSSDTENCSIDDKASKKLLICTPSYLSSKDQATCVKDEATDEFIAPSSHSMEVIDEAVSRKSSYSADAKLCVDKDVTQSSGISHSQSSQKHIHVKHEKEDVVIASKRACHSQDIASQIVSRFPPSGGHLNSSALEQYVPCAQPSILSKIQLDCIKGESETKLVQSKTVGSHLSEVTLDLNCKNFSGKYHVEDSDICIIEDMSHPPPTNYSPAIGNSLITSQHSTFSDSVHSTGVGGTRIKSDERFILRVALQDLSQPKSEASPPDGDLAVSLLRHQRIALSWMVQKETASFHCSGGILADDQGLGKTVSTIALILKERPPSFRAYQNVKQGKLETLNLDEDDDVPPALNGMKQDAESLQMTSNTLMKSVNSLVQTKGRPSAGTLIVCPTSVLRQWAEELNSKVTSKANLSVLVYHGSNRTKDPYELAKYDVVLTTYSIVSMEVPKQSLVDEDDDERGKLEDDTGFSSGRKRKCPSSDKKCSKNKKGLDSALLESAARPLAKVAWFRVVLDEAQSIKNHRTQVARACWGLRAKRRWCLSGTPIQNAIDDLYSYFRFLRYDPYAQYTSFCSTIKVPINRSPSKGYKKLQAVLKTIMLRRTKDTLLDGEPIINLPPKFIELKKVDFSDEERNFYSKLEADSRAQFQEYADAGTVKQNYVNILLMLLRLRQACDHPLLVRPYDSSSLWRSSVEMAKKLPQEKQIRLLDRLEASQAICGVCNDPPEDAVVSICGHVFCHQCISEHLTGDDKQCPVTNCKVRLFASSVFSKATLKCSLSDEPGQDGSPNCSVSEVVDAAEPFYGGNSYGSSTKIKAALEVLHSLCKPQGCSLGASSAQSTLDENAICHNNSDGELCEDNADRQHLAVERSSNNSVKVVGEKAIVFSQWTRMLDLLEACLKNSSIQYRRLDGTMSVLARDKAVKDFNTLPEVSVMIMSLKAASLGLNMVAACHVLLLDLWWNPTTEDQAIDRAHRIGQTRPVTVLRLTVRDTVEDRILALQQKKREMVAAAFGEDGTGGRQTRLTVEDLKYLFMM; this is encoded by the exons ATGTTGATGGCGGACGACGGGTCGGAATTCTGGACACGTGGCGATTTCTCTGccgttgatgatgatgattgtgatttttttggTGGTGGCGGCGGCGAGGACTTGTCCATCGACATCAATACGCTGCTTGACATTCTTGGAGAAGATCCTCAGCCTTCTTCTTCACAATTGCAATTGCAG AGCAGTCCAGAGGATTCATCTGTGAAATATGTGTCACAAGGTGAAGCAGCAGCTCCTAATGCTGTAATCAATGACAATCCCCAGCGTCAAACTG GACCTCAGGTGTCACAAGAAGCACCTTCATTAGGGCCTGAGTTAATGGATCCTGTCACATTTTACAACTCAGATGCTTCAGATTCTGGGACAGGGGGCTCAGCTGCTTCATTTGATTCTGCTGAAAATTCTGCCATGGCTCCTGACTATGGAAACATGGAACCCCCAACACAGACAGGCTCTCCTGTGCATGCTTGCTCTGCGAGTCTCAAAGACTGGAATTTACAAGTATCAGGCCATGAATCTTCCTTCACAGGGAGGGCTGGAGTTTCCCCGATTGAGATACCAACATTTAGTACAGCTTCCAGTTTTGCTGATAGAGATGCTCACAATGTTTCAGATTGTGTAGATAACTTGTATGTTGATTTCCCTAACAGTGAAACTGAAGAACAATGCAGGCATGTAGGGGAGGATGTTGATTCCAAAT ATCCTTTATACAACCCTTTCTTTAACAGCTTTGGTGTAAATTCTGCACACTATGGTGCTTTGGCTGAAAATAGTCTGGATACCTTCAGACCTCCCCAAGAAAATATTCCGTGTTCCTATATGGGAATATCATTAGGGGATGCAGATTTGTCTTCCCAAAATGTTACTTCTACTGAGTCTACTATCTGTCAAAGTTCTGATGTTATAAGTAACTTCACTGACCATTATTCTCCTATGCAATATTACATGGCTACAGATGGTACATTTGATTTCTCACGGCATCATTTGCCTAGTAGTTATAGTTCTCAATTTTCAATGGGTAATCCAGAAATGATGACTAACACAAAGGATGAAATAGGGGAATTCTCAAATGAGAGTGCTAGCTCAAGTAGTAAGGTGATTTTGAATGGCCAGAGGGGAATAATGGGTAGATCTGTCTCAGAGGTGTCAATGCCTAATCagtcatattttttatgtgaaggCAATAATTATATGTCATCAATCAGTGGAAATTCATCATCTGATACTGAAAATTGTTCTATTGATGACAAGGCGTCGAAGAAACTGTTGATTTGTACTCCGTCATACTTGTCCAGCAAAGACCAAGCAACTTGTGTAAAGGATGAAGCAACTGATGAATTCATTGCACCTAGTAGCCATTCTATGGAAGTAATTGATGAAGCTGTCAGTAGAAAGTCTTCTTACAGTGCTGATGCCAAACTATGTGTTGACAAAGATGTGACGCAGTCATCTGGTATTTCACATTCTCAATCAAGTCAGAAGCACATTCACGTAAAACATGAGAAAGAAGATGTGGTTATTGCGTCTAAGAGAGCTTGTCATTCTCAAGATATAGCTAGTCAAATTGTTAGTAGATTTCCCCCTAGTGGTGGACATTTGAATTCAAGTGCGTTGGAACAATATGTGCCCTGTGCTCAGCCATCCATATTGAGCAAGATTCAGTTGGATTGCATTAAGGGTGAAAGTGAGACTAAACTGGTTCAATCTAAGACCGTGGGTTCTCATTTATCAGAAGTCACCCTTgatttaaattgtaaaaatttttcaGGCAAATACCATGTTGAGGACTCTGATATATGTATTATTGAAGATATGAGTCATCCTCCACCCACAAATTATTCTCCAGCAATAGGGAACTCGCTTATTACTTCACAACATTCTACATTTAGTGATTCTGTTCATTCCACAGGAGTAGGAGGAACGAGGATTAAGAGTGATGAAAGATTTATTTTACGAGTTGCATTGCAG GATCTTTCGCAGCCAAAGTCAGAAGCTAGTCCACCAGATGGGGATTTGGCAGTCTCTCTTTTAAGACATCAG AGAATTGCTTTGTCATGGATGGTTCAAAAGGAGACGGCTAGCTTCCACTGCTCTGGAGGGATTCTTGCAGATGATCAG GGACTGGGAAAAACAGTATCAACAATTGCACTTATACTCAAAGAGAGGCCTCCATCTTTTAGAGCCTATCAAAATGTAAAACAAGGGAAGTTGGAAACTCTAAATTtggatgaagatgatgatgttCCTCCTGCACTTAATGGAATGAAGCAAGATGCTGAGTCACTTCAAATGACATCAAATACTCTGATGAAGAGCGTGAACTCTTTGGTCCAAACTAAGGGAAGGCCATCTGCTGGAACCCTTATTGTTTGTCCCACTAGTGTTCTACGGCAATGGGCTGAGGAGTTGAATAGTAAGGTAACCAGCAAAGCTAATCTCTCTGTGCTGGTATACCATGGAAGCAACAGGACAAAAGATCCTTATGAGCTGGCCAAATATGATGTTGTCCTCACAACATATTCAATTGTCAGCATGGAGGTCCCAAAGCAGTCTCTtgttgatgaagatgatgatgagagAGGGAAACTAGAAGATGATACTGGCTTCTCATCCGGTAGGAAAAGGAAATGTCCTAGTTCTGATAAAAAATGTTCAAAGAATAAGAAGGGTTTGGATAGTGCACTGCTTGAGTCTGCTGCACGTCCTCTTGCAAAGGTGGCATGGTTTAGGGTTGTCCTGGATGAGGCCCAGAGCATCAAGAATCACAGAACTCAAGTGGCTCGGGCCTGTTGGGGTCTTCGTGCTAAACGTAGATGGTGCTTGTCTGGCACTCCAATCCAGAATGCAATTGATGATCTTTATAGTTACTTCAGATTTCTCAGATATGATCCTTATGCTCAATATACATCATTCTGTTCCACAATAAAGGTCCCAATCAATAGGAGCCCAAGCAAAGGGTACAAAAAGCTACAAGCTGTCTTGAAGACAATAATGTTACGCCGCACTAAAG ACACACTTCTTGATGGGGAACCTATTATTAACCTACCGCCAAAGTTTATAGAACTGAAAAAGGTGGATTTTTCAGATGAGGAACGTAATTTCTACTCCAAATTAGAGGCTGATTCACGTGCTCAGTTTCAA GAATATGCAGATGCTGGAACTGTCAAACAAAATTATGTTAACATCTTGTTGATGCTCTTGCGCCTTCGACAAGCTTGTGATCACCCCCTCCTTGTTAGGCCTTATGATTCAAGTTCTTTATGGAGATCCTCAGTTGAGATGGCAAAGAAGCTTCCTCAGGAAAAACAAATTCGGCTTTTGGATCGTTTAGAAGCATCTCAGGCAATTTGTGGTGTCTGCAAT GATCCTCCTGAAGATGCTGTTGTTTCAATTTGTGGTCATGTTTTCTGCCATCAATGCATTAGTGAACATCTTACTGGTGATGACAAGCAGTGCCCTGTGACAAATTGCAAAGTTAGACTGTTTGCATCTTCAGTGTTCTCCAAAGCCACACTAAAGTGTTCTCTCTCTGATGAGCCTGGTCAGGATGGTTCCCCCAATTGTTCTGTTTCTGAAGTTGTTGATGCAGCCGAGCCTTTTTATGGGGGTAACTCGTATGGTAGTTCTACCAAAATTAAGGCTGCTCTTGAGGTCCTGCATTCATTGTGTAAACCACAAGGTTGCTCTTTAGGAGCTAGTTCTGCACAGAGCACTCTTGATGAAAATGCCATCTGTCACAACAACTCTGATGGAGAATTGTGTGAGGATAATGCTGATAGACAACATTTGGCTGTGGAGAGAAGTTCTAATAATTCAGTCAAGGTAGTTGGAGAGAAAGCCATAGTGTTTTCCCAGTGGACGAGGATGTTGGATTTGCTTGAAGCTTGTCTTAAAAATTCTTCCATTCAGTACAGAAGACTTGATGGAACAATGTCTGTTCTTGCCAGAGACAAAGCTGTGAAGGATTTTAACACCCTCCCAGAG gtgTCTGTGATGATCATGTCTCTGAAAGCTGCTAGTCTTGGTCTCAACATGGTTGCAGCTTGCCATGTTCTTCTGCTGGACCTTTGGTGGAACCCTACTACTGAAGATCAAGCAATTGATAGAGCACACAGAATTGGGCAAACTCGTCCTGTTACAGTTTTGCGGTTAACAGTGAGAGATACGGTTGAAGATCGTATATTAGCCCTTCAG caaaagaagagagagatggTTGCAGCTGCGTTTGGAGAGGATGGAACTGGTGGTCGTCAGACGCGCCTTACAGTGGAAGACCTGAAATACCTGTTTATGATGTGA